In Leucobacter sp. CX169, a single genomic region encodes these proteins:
- a CDS encoding ABC transporter permease produces the protein MNTERLKIFAAKNGIFLALVVLIAVFSILRPNFFTFANGQSILMQAAELGLIAIPAAFLIMSGTIDLSVGSIASAAGVMGGLTMASTGSALLGFAAAIATGIVAGALNGFLISYLGLNSFVVTLGALSVWGGFALMMSGGRTIPRSDLPESFRAIGTMKVGPVPIQIVLLVIVVALGWYVLNHTKFGKEIKAIGGNQRAARLMGVRVERSRFLLFVASGAFAALAGMMLSAKVQSANPNIGSGLELEALTVVLLGGVAFEGGVGRISGVVAGLLFFRVLRAGLVFMQASPFLQTILVGATLIVAVALDSSIQKMIRKSWARLGKKAVTEPDPVPAA, from the coding sequence ATGAACACCGAACGCCTCAAGATCTTCGCCGCCAAGAACGGCATCTTCCTCGCGCTGGTCGTGCTGATCGCGGTCTTTTCCATCCTGCGCCCCAACTTCTTCACCTTCGCGAACGGCCAGAGCATCCTGATGCAGGCCGCGGAGCTCGGGCTCATCGCGATCCCCGCGGCCTTCCTCATCATGTCCGGCACGATCGATCTGTCCGTCGGCTCGATTGCCTCCGCAGCGGGGGTCATGGGTGGCCTGACGATGGCGAGCACCGGATCGGCCCTGCTCGGCTTCGCCGCGGCGATCGCCACCGGCATCGTCGCCGGCGCGCTCAATGGCTTCCTCATCTCGTACCTCGGGCTGAACTCGTTTGTGGTCACCCTGGGAGCCCTGAGCGTCTGGGGAGGCTTCGCCCTCATGATGTCGGGCGGGCGCACGATTCCCCGCTCGGACCTCCCCGAGAGCTTCCGCGCGATCGGCACCATGAAGGTCGGCCCCGTGCCAATTCAGATTGTCCTGCTCGTGATTGTCGTCGCACTTGGCTGGTACGTCTTGAACCACACGAAGTTCGGCAAAGAGATCAAGGCCATCGGCGGCAACCAGCGTGCCGCGCGCCTGATGGGCGTGCGCGTCGAGCGCTCGCGCTTTCTGCTCTTCGTCGCGAGCGGCGCGTTCGCGGCGCTGGCCGGCATGATGCTCTCGGCGAAGGTGCAGTCGGCAAACCCGAACATTGGCAGCGGCCTCGAGCTCGAGGCGCTGACCGTGGTGCTGCTCGGCGGCGTCGCGTTCGAGGGTGGCGTCGGGCGCATCAGCGGTGTCGTCGCGGGCCTGCTCTTCTTCCGCGTGCTGCGCGCTGGCCTCGTCTTCATGCAGGCGTCGCCATTCCTGCAGACCATCCTGGTCGGTGCGACCCTCATCGTCGCGGTTGCGCTCGACAGCTCGATTCAGAAGATGATTCGAAAGTCGTGGGCGAGGCTCGGCAAGAAAGCGGTGACGGAACCGGATCCGGTCCCCGCCGCATAG
- a CDS encoding ATP-binding cassette domain-containing protein: protein MVHAAERIAFDGITVDFGATRALEDVSFAVKPGEIVGLLGHNGAGKSTLFNVTTGVIEATSGGYSIDGVPVSGKLSPRVAAQHGITVIYQEPALAPNMSVLENLFLARPTLRSAERRERAGEALRAVGADLPLDMPVEALSLGERQLVDLARGMLAGEMKVLLLDEPTAALGKAETDALHALIQRFAAEGVAVLYVSHRLPDIMEVCTRVVVLRGGRLVVDAPSTDFTPAKLAEALVPDLRSLDFEHVAPGAEILRVDTPGGPITARSGEVVGLFGMAGGEQFHLAAQLAGAAAKDALEYELCGTPARFSSPADAIAQHVFYVPPDRDTEGLIGSETAIDNVMLPWYGATRARGWWVSAKSGAEVYAKAREALDIRGPLGEAEVSQFSGGNRQKHLLARWLYPSEPTLLILAQPTQGVDVGAKLDIVEAARAAASRGAAVIVASSESDEIASMCDRAYTLLGDSLSELPRSAAFNEELLASLLSLGVTARS, encoded by the coding sequence ATGGTGCACGCAGCAGAGCGAATCGCGTTTGATGGCATCACGGTCGACTTTGGGGCGACGCGCGCGTTGGAAGATGTCTCCTTCGCAGTGAAGCCCGGCGAGATCGTCGGCCTGCTCGGCCACAACGGTGCCGGGAAGAGCACGCTCTTCAACGTCACCACCGGGGTGATCGAGGCAACGAGCGGTGGCTATTCGATCGATGGGGTGCCGGTGTCGGGCAAGCTGAGCCCGCGGGTCGCCGCGCAGCACGGCATCACCGTGATCTACCAGGAACCCGCGCTGGCTCCGAACATGTCCGTGTTGGAGAACCTCTTCCTCGCCCGCCCCACGCTGCGTTCCGCGGAGCGTCGGGAGCGGGCGGGGGAGGCGCTTCGCGCAGTGGGGGCCGACCTGCCCTTGGACATGCCGGTCGAGGCGCTGAGCCTGGGCGAGCGCCAGCTCGTCGACCTCGCGCGCGGCATGCTTGCGGGCGAGATGAAGGTGTTGCTGCTCGACGAACCCACCGCAGCGCTGGGCAAGGCCGAGACGGACGCGCTGCACGCGCTCATCCAGCGCTTCGCGGCAGAGGGGGTCGCCGTGCTGTACGTGTCACACCGCCTGCCCGACATCATGGAGGTCTGCACGCGCGTCGTGGTGCTGCGCGGCGGCAGGCTCGTCGTGGACGCGCCATCGACCGACTTCACTCCGGCGAAACTCGCCGAGGCGCTCGTCCCCGACCTGCGCTCGCTCGACTTCGAGCACGTGGCCCCCGGGGCCGAGATCCTGCGCGTCGATACGCCGGGCGGCCCGATCACGGCCCGCTCGGGCGAGGTCGTCGGGCTCTTCGGCATGGCCGGCGGCGAGCAGTTCCACCTCGCCGCGCAACTCGCGGGCGCCGCGGCCAAGGATGCGCTGGAGTACGAGCTGTGCGGCACGCCCGCACGGTTCTCGAGCCCGGCGGATGCCATCGCCCAGCACGTGTTCTATGTGCCGCCGGACCGCGACACCGAGGGGTTGATCGGCTCGGAGACCGCCATCGACAACGTGATGCTGCCCTGGTACGGCGCCACTCGCGCCCGCGGCTGGTGGGTGTCGGCGAAGTCCGGCGCCGAGGTCTACGCGAAGGCCCGCGAGGCGCTCGACATTCGCGGCCCGCTCGGCGAGGCCGAGGTCTCGCAGTTCTCGGGCGGCAACCGGCAAAAGCACCTGCTCGCTCGCTGGCTCTACCCCTCCGAACCCACCCTCCTGATCCTTGCCCAGCCGACGCAGGGCGTCGACGTCGGCGCCAAACTCGACATCGTCGAGGCCGCGAGAGCGGCGGCCAGCCGGGGCGCCGCGGTCATCGTCGCCTCGAGCGAGTCTGACGAAATCGCCTCGATGTGCGATCGCGCCTACACGCTGCTCGGCGACAGCCTCAGCGAGCTCCCCCGCTCGGCCGCCTTCAACGAGGAACTGCTCGCCTCACTCCTTTCGCTCGGCGTCACCGCCCGCTCTTGA